The nucleotide sequence tcaccctcttcttccccaccacccttcACCTTCCTGTACCCCTACTGTCACTCCCTTACCCTCCCgtcccccaccacctctcactCTCCTCTTCCTCACCATCCCTCACCTTCCTGTTCCCCCACTGTCCTGATTTAAATGTTCCCTATGTGGCCTTGTTCCTGTGCTCCTCCGGTCCTGACCCTTGCCTTGCTCAACTTCCCTCCCCAAGCCTCTCTCCGCTGGTTTACGATGCTCCGTTTCTTGGTCACCAGTCCGAGTATCTCCTCACGGGACCTCAGTGACCAACCCCTGAACTCCCTCGGGCAGCTTCAACACGCCAAGGGCAAACTCTCACTTACGTTAATTGGCCGCATTGTTCTCCACACcacaacattataaaacatttcaaaagtaatttattaGCTCTGAAATATCTTTGGATATTCTGAAGACATAAAAGGCAAATTCAATTTCTAATTCTTTCTTTTTTGAGGGTCCAGATGTTAAATGAAGAGCTTGAATGTAGTCTCCAGTCAGCTGTAGTACCCCGTAAAGTTTCAGTGAAGGGGAGACCACACCACTAAACATATTCATTACCTTCAGACAgactaatatttttaatttttttattccaaCCGGCCTCGCTTTTGCCACTGATGGTAACTGTCAGCACCGTTGTAACGCCACTCAATGTTATGTGCCTCTCACTTCATACTGAAGGGCAAATGTAATCTTGTTGTCAAACATTTTGTCCGACACCCCCACGTTGAGGTGCTTGACGTCCTCGGTGTTGCAGACGCCCTCCCAGTAGCCGTCTTTGCTCATGTTGAGTGGGCACGGTCCCTTCCCATACACCTGAACTTTCCTGACATGGGGGATTTTGAGCTTGAACTTGACCATCTGGTTTGGGGGTAGGGTGCCAGACAGAGGCTCCACCAGTTCACACCCGTCCGTCCAGGAGCTGAAGATCTTGGGGAAGCCCGGCCAGTGGACATTGCGGTTGGCACAGGAGATTAAATATTCGCAGACGTGGTCATGTGTGGGGCTGCGGCTCGCCTTGTCCTTGGCAAAGATTGCAAACACATAGAGGCCGGACTGGGGGAGTTGGATCTTGAACTCCACCCAATTGCCGAATTGGGTTTTGAAGACATGGTTCCTCATGACCTCATCTGACAGCTTGACCTCATCGCAGGAGAGCTTGCTGGCGAAGCTCAGCTCCTTGTTCACCAGAAAGCGCACAGCGCACTGGCCATCGTTGCAGTAGATGAGGGGCTCGGGGTGTGAAGGCTGGAGCAGACCTTTGGTCTCCGTGAGCCAGCTGGGACCCATCGGGTTGTGAAACGCCTTCGGCAGCTTGAAGTTTTCATCCACCGACTCGCATTTAACTAAATAGGAACAAATGAAAGAGTACGTCTCCTCTTCGGAGTCCCACAGTTTAGCGTACACCTTTAACTTGTGGTCTCCTGTCTTCTGGGGCAGGACCTCCAGCTTCATGCCGTACCTGGTCAGGGTTATGATCGCACAGTCCTTCCTGTCGTCCAGGCTGTACATGAACAAGGTTGGGGAGTGCCCTTCCACGTTGATGATCACTCTTCCGTTTACTGTTTGAAATGAGTTAAAATTAGTTAAACATGTCTGCACCGATGACCCCTCTTGCCTTTCTGGTGGGTTTTGAGTAAAGTGGTAGGCAGGTTAAATCAAAtcgtgtttattgtcatgtgcacaggtaggGTGAGTTCCATGACTAgttgtgtgcctcaggggtcagtcctaggcccattgctgtttgtcatctatatcaacaatttggatgagaatgtgcaaaGCATCGTCACAAGgcgtctcactttaaacctatgacctctaagattccccaaccctgggaagaagacagaatgcattcaccttatctatgtccctcatgattttatacacctctataagatcacctctcagtctcctacactccaaggaataaagtccaagcctgtccaatctctccctataaatcagtccctcaagtcctggcaacatctttgtaaatcttttctgcactcttgccagtttaataacatttttcctatagcatggtgaccaaaactgaacacgatacacCAAATGTTGCCTCactagtgtcctgtacaaccacaccatgacctcctagcttctatgctcagtgccctggctgatgacggccagtgtgccaaaagccgttttcaccatcctgtctaccaaagactccactttcagtgaaccatgtacctgaactccaagattcctctgttctacaacagtccccagggccctactgttcactgtaaaAGCTCTACCTTGATTTGacgttccaaaatgcaacacctcacacttatataAATCAAACTCCAATCCTTGGcctacttactcagctgatcaagatcccactgtaatccttgataaccttcttcactgtcggCGATatcacctactttagtgtcatctgcaaccttactaacgatgccttgcacattctcatccaaattgttgatatagatgacaaatagcaatggacctaggaccgacccctgaggcacacaacTAGTCATGGATCTTCAGTCTAAGAAacaaccttctgcttcctaccatcaagtcaattgtgtGCTCAATTAACcagatctccctggattccatgcgatctaaccttccagagcagctgaccatgtggaaccttatcaaaggccttaatgaagtccatataaaccatgtctactgccctgccctcattgactatCATGGTCACattatcaaaaaactcaatcaagtttgtaagacatgatttcccatgcacaaaaccatgctgactaaccctaaacaacccatctttccagatgtacgcacatcttatccctcagaatcctctccagtaacttacctaccacagattaTTATTCTATAGTTCCCAGGGTTtttttgccacccttcttaaataaaggcacaagattagccaccctccagtctaccagtacctcacccgtggctaacgatgatgcaaatctcttagccagggctcctgcaatttcttctctaacctcCCAAAGTGTTCTTGGAAAAGATGTGAGAAAAGAAAACAGTCTCTTGGATGAAACACCAAGGCTTTGACTCCCTTCTCAGAACATACAGTATTGatatacagtacagaagcaggcccgtTGGTCCAACTGGTCCTTGTCACCCAAGATGTCTGTCCAAGTcagttccacttgcctgcatttggcccatatccctctaaatctttcctatccatgtacctgtccaattgtcttttaaatgttgttatgttaCCTGCCTcttcaacttcctctggcagctcgttccatatacacttcaccaggtgaagaagttgccccccagATTCTTATtgaatctttcccttcttacattaaacccatgccctctagttcttgattccctttctgtGAGAAAAAGCCAGCATGCATTCATTCTATCTattctcctcatgattttataaatctctctaaattcttccctcattctcaaacactccaaggaataaagtcctaacctgcccaacctctccgtataactcaggcccttgagtcctggtgacattctcataaatcttctttgcactctttccagtttgatatctttccaataacagggtgacagaaactgtacacaatattccaggtacaacctcaccaacatcatgtTCAACTGcaagataacatcccaacttctatactcaatgtcctgacatGAAACATACCATGGCAGTGTTATGAagaactcccctctccccccactcccccactcccctgtGTCCTGTgtaatattttttttcctccattaaCATCACTTTGATATTCTGGTCATTTATTTCACTTCTGCTTCTGCATAAATTGGCAGCTGTGTTTCCTACGTTATAACAGTAACAAATCCCTTAAAGGCTTTGGGACATCATTCCGTTGGGAAAGGTGCTCTAGAAGGGCAGTCTTTTTCCGTTCTCAGATTGTCATTCAGTGTGGTGTACAGGTGGGGAGTGTTTACATAGCTTGTGGGCTCGTTTTTCCTGAAAACTGGCACTGAAATAGCAGCATAACTTAACGTTTCTCCCTGagcttccttaatcttctctgttaAGTCTGCAAAACTTTCACTGAAATCTTGTGCACCCTCAGCCCCTCCTTGCAAACCACAGAAAAATGTCTTGAATTTGTCTATTGTAAACAGGCTAAAACATGATGCTCAAATTTTTGGTGCAACGGAATTTGGATTTGTGCTTCTGATGAATTTTTTGAATTGCTTGTACAGATGTAATATGTAATATTTGTGCCTTCGAAGGAATCTTCCCCGAAGAAAGTGCTGCGTTAAACGGTGGGAAGCCTCCACTGTTACTTTTGCTTAAAAACACCATTCCTGAAGTGTGAATGGAGAAAGGACTTCCAaccaaacagaagctgaaatgtgaggatctagtacagaaagtcatacactgcttgtctgaggaaatagatgagcttccgCACAACTGCTTTGACTGGTCCaggttcaaagactcagcagccaacctagATGAGAACGTTACAACTGACACGGAtgttatcagcaagtgtgtagaggactgtgtaccaaaaagaggtcaatctgggtgttcccaaaccggaaaccatggatgaaccaggatatCCACTCCTTGCTGAAGTCCAGGTCTGCACTgttcaaatcaggtaaccctgacctatgtaagaaattgagatacgacctccgaaaagctatcagggatgccaagagacaatatgagtccaaaattgagtcccagaacAGCTGTCACTTGTGGCAGGGCtgacatgctataacgggctataaaacgaagtcgggcagcatcaccgacaacagAGCATcgcttcccgatgagcttaatgcattgaATGCACGTCttcaacagaaggggattggaacgtcaccacccaccctgtcagcACCTAAATCCACATTCGCAATTGTGGACATAAGATCAGCCtttcagagagtgaacccacagaaagcaactGGCCCGGATGACGTCCCTGGCCTTGTCCTTAGATCCTGAGCAGATCAGCTAGCAGGGGTAcctgcagacatacttaacctcccCCTACCTCAAtgtgaggttctcacctgctttaagaagatctcTATCATCcttgtacct is from Pristis pectinata isolate sPriPec2 chromosome 6, sPriPec2.1.pri, whole genome shotgun sequence and encodes:
- the ky gene encoding kyphoscoliosis peptidase; the protein is MWHQLFTIYTQRMKDLDEGSSCKFADDTELIDSVDCVEDLGGCRKFVNDDIFNLKSMKMDLTEFEALDAYACKVPPRSSVSALVQDLLQYASTNLEKIRAIWMWICCHIEYDVKGYHNKEQLHSGPDDVLKTGKAVCAGYSGLFCQMCSFAAVECTEISGYSKGYNYDVGKKFKGDSDHAWNAVFLEGKWHLLDSTWGAGHVNETCTKFTRKYVEFYFFTHPSLFINNHFPMEEKWQLISPRISLKIFENMVFRTGEFFNMGLTYIHPDVQVISTVNGRVIINVEGHSPTLFMYSLDDRKDCAIITLTRYGMKLEVLPQKTGDHKLKVYAKLWDSEEETYSFICSYLVKCESVDENFKLPKAFHNPMGPSWLTETKGLLQPSHPEPLIYCNDGQCAVRFLVNKELSFASKLSCDEVKLSDEVMRNHVFKTQFGNWVEFKIQLPQSGLYVFAIFAKDKASRSPTHDHVCEYLISCANRNVHWPGFPKIFSSWTDGCELVEPLSGTLPPNQMVKFKLKIPHVRKVQVYGKGPCPLNMSKDGYWEGVCNTEDVKHLNVGVSDKMFDNKITFALQYEVRGT